From Neospora caninum Liverpool complete genome, chromosome VIII, a single genomic window includes:
- a CDS encoding ACR261Cp, related: MFLEEPIYHQAALVSVSVAVAISCLVFFSHLAYAYHTDVPNGIWLLLSQLRRFFFPLSSPSSSVCRHLPQVRECSAPPRQPPLYVCRIVLLVPVYALTSYLGLTYATPPPSSGRLLAPILAQPYQGTGGLPLRFPAAQSGSELQDDASLEAAFVPLVAHADPPPSRRLSAVSNPSPPLLSWSSGSLAVATPRRESRQRPYSFPSLGEAASAAAGLAEADAGQAAAEGLGERLGIDFEGVEEGTGGLLGFSLHAVRDVYEVYVLYSFIALVISVLGGEESAVEQLHLKGSLQHPWPFNLVLPPLDCNRKLLRRIKLGAAQFVFVKPVATVAMYALVLFYLAVRQRLRAFRLLPKFLCIKAVVFFCFWQALVLRWLVALLLSDFESGPNKKLTFLQGLAANAKAAAVALRVSDWMLCIEMFPFAIAEACAFSVRDLRAVAASSPSFNSRMSSLSCHAATSSPGSAFFSPSPSRSHGRPASPGSPGRGEATDALEEPRQAKGETRFSLWEKLRGGARDGSTGAFSEEDDSERQLLCTEPSGHEGAQRGRPRVEEEKGGAGEFGFSGSEECGGERACFLATPELPDGDASDSLLHSTSPKKLEKPLRQFVKGVRDLLVADDVLCDATDALFGRNRCRREYLLEERKREREGCDEAEGEEDEMRTRETRDARV, translated from the exons ATGTTTTTGGAGGAGCCAATTTACCACCAAGCGGCTCTCGTGAGCGTCTCCGTGGCGGTTGCCATCTCGTGCCTTGTGTTCTTTTCGCACTTGGCCTACGCGTACCACACAGACGTTCCGAACGGCATTTGGCTGCTTCTGTCACAACTTCGCcggttcttcttcccgctgtcttctccctcttcttcggtgtGCAGGCACTTGCCTCAAGTCCGGGAGTGCTCAGCGCCGCCCCGCCAGCCCCCTCTGTACGTCTGTCGCATTGTCCTGCTGGTTCCCGTCTACGCTCTGACTTCCTATCTTGGCTTGACCTACGCTACCCCACCGCCGTCATCCGGCCGCCTTCTGGCGCCGATCCTCGCGCAACCTTACCAAGGGACAGgcggtcttcctctccgcttccccGCCGCCCAGAGCGGCTCTGAGCTGCAGGACGATGCCTCTCTGGAGGCGGCCTTCGTCCCCCTGGTGGCCCATGCAGATCCCCCGCCGAGTCGGCGGCTTTCAGCTGTCTCCAacccttcgcctccgttgcTGTCCTGGTCCAGTGGAAGTTTAGCTGTCGCCACCCCGAGAAGGGAGTCCAGGCAGCGCCCGTactctttcccttctctcggcgAGGCTGCTTCCGCTGCGGCCGGCTTGGCCGAGGCCGACGCTGGACAGGCTGCAGCTGAAGGCCTAGGGGAACGTCTTGGGATTGACTTCGAGGGAGTCGAAGAAGGGACTGGTGGCCTATTGGgattctctctccacgccgTCCGGGACGTGTACGAGGTGTATGTACTCTACAGCTTCATTGCGCTCGTGATTTCCGTTCtaggtggagaagaaagtgcCGTCGAACAGCTCCACCTCAAG GGCAGTTTGCAACACCCATGGCCCTTCAATTTGGTCTTGCCTCCCCTCGACTGCAACAG GAAGCTGCTGCGGCGCATCAAGCTCGGGGCAGCGCAATTCGTCTTTGTGAAACCGGTCGCAACT GTCGCCATGTACGCGCTGGTTCTCTTCTACTTGGCCGTTCGccagcgccttcgcgcctttcgccttcttcccaaATTTCTGTGTATAAAGGCAgttgtcttcttctgtttctg GCAAGCGCTCGTTCTGCGCTGGCtcgtcgcgcttcttctctccgactTCGAGTCTGGCCCAAACAAGAAACTGACGTTTCTCCAGGGACTCGCGGCCAACGCAAAGGCTGCAGCCGTCGCGCTGCGGGTGTCGGATTGGATGCTCTGCATCGAGATGTTTCCCTTTGCG ATTGCGGAGGCATGTGCTTTCTCCGTTCGGGACTTGCGGGCCGTCGCGGCCTCCTCGCCGAGTTTCAATAGCCGCATGAGCAGCCTGTCTTGTCACGCGGCGACTTCCTCTCCAggctcggccttcttctctccttctccgtctcgctcgcaCGGGCGGCCAGCCTCGCCGGGGTCTccggggcgaggcgaggcgactgACGCGCTCGAAGAGCCGCGACaagcgaagggcgagacgcgtTTTTCATTGTGGGAGAAGCTGCGGGGCGGAGCGAGGGACGGCTCGACCGGGGCGTTttcggaagaagacgacagtGAGCGTCAGCTTCTCTGCACCGAGCCTAGTGGCCACGAGGGAGCGCAGCGAGGCAGACCGcgagtcgaggaagagaagggcgggGCGGGCGAGTTTGGATTCTCGGGAAGCGAAGAGTGCGGAGGTGAACGCGCCTGCTTCTTGGCGACACCGGAGCTCCCGGACGGCGACGCCTCAGACTCGCTCTTGCACTCGACGTCGCCGAAGAAACTCGAAAAGCCTCTCAGACAATTCGTGAAAGGCGTGCGAgatctcctcgtcgccgacgACGTTCTCTGCGATGCCACAGACGCGCTCTTTGGACGCAACAGGTGCCGGAGAGAATACCTCctggaagaaaggaagcgagagcgggaaggctgcgacgaggcagagggcgaggaagacgagatgcggacgagagagacccgGGACGCGAGGGTCTAG
- a CDS encoding putative zinc finger (C3HC4 RING finger) protein, producing the protein MASFALSGVPSGPASESQRADADTDAAELAAQVGGTAGRAERRPGDSGEEGPSTKKQRIEEETTFHMRTNGSSQPPSSLGLPYPSRPLSSPPLPLPSSPLSSSFSSSLSSSLSSSPSSFSSTSFSSSSATSSSSCSFSSPLSPSSSRLTSTAVNSSTASQDSCVCENFESEEGMDVRFPLRALEANFRCRLCSGYFREVVTIKDCLHSFCKWCLFARAEKGELEETCCPRCEEKLSSGSGHPNGSDVRRSLPRISAAAAAEAGGSSGASFAAGVAPAGTVSSSVSSPAGGAPTAQAPVLFDRSLQNLIDKLFPHFSREESLEREELRRFLAGEPPYSLQDFCEEAETQRRSGKSADGGFLPNELSHAGTESPGTLSKANSPQETPRRLSAAASTAGWSPASVSPQRLQAVPETAEGGHPTPVSVGVSAADAAPAAGVRTQSEDARTQDVLPAIAPSKEELLEEMVRGNLALFDDEETLAVALLPDQAQALALLSHLHSLSGEEKDGEGAEERKTEREDASDGALRETGEQERDEDAGRPRIGEGRVQGGEKEKDGPDGGDKTVFSSIDNLGRKLARARRDAIQQRHSASSLPSSLWPLCLPALAQPYLRVDKRMPVMHLLRYLAAQLLPVFASGEAEAEGEKEQERQQVTDLSEGQRTSAPSGGSGGDAQPAGATVARKSEGDAGTGGHPLASPGSSQLPVALSAAPGDASAPAAAPRGFGPVSRSLLAELESSLELTLEGRVVGRSHTLQFLCKAHRLAFPGKCLLLAYQWTAQAESKRMQHALDLLNPK; encoded by the exons ATGGCGTCGTTCGCGCTCAGCGGTGTCCCTTCAGGGCCCGCCTCAGAGTCGCAGAGAGCAGACGCCGACACCGACGCGGCGGAGCTCGCGGCGCAAGTCGGAGGAACGGCGGGGAGGGCTGAACGGAggccaggagacagcggcgaagaaggcccgtcgacgaaaaagcaaagaatCGAAGAGGAAACAACCTTCCATATGAGAACGAACGGCTCTTCTCAACCTCCGTCATCGCTGGGGCTACCATATCCATCTCgtcccctttcgtctccaccCTTGCCACtaccttcttctcctctctcttcctctttctcttcatctctttcttcctctctctcttcctctccctcttcgttttcctctacttcgttttcctcctcttccgctacctcttcttcctcgtgttctttttcttcccctctctcgccttcgtcgagTCGATTGACGTCCACTGCAGTGAACTCTTCCACTGCTTCTCAGGATTCGTGTGTCTGCGAAAACttcgagagcgaggagggtATGGACGTGCGTTTTCCGCTCCGCGCGCTCGAGGCGAActtccgctgtcgcctctgttCTGGGTACTTCCGAGAAGTCGTCACCATCAAAGACTGTCTCCATTCTTTCTGCAAGTGGTGTCTCTTTGCGCGCGCCGAGAAGGGGGAGCTCGAGGAGACATGTTGCCCTCGGTGCGAGGAGAAGCTGAGCAGCGGCTCGGGCCATCCCAATG GCAGCGACGTGCGACGCTCGCTGCCGCGCATTTCtgcggcagctgcagcggAAGCCGGAGGCAGCTCGGGGGCGTCTTTCGCGGCGGGGGTCGCGCCCGCggggactgtctcctcgagtgtctcctcgccggcggGTGGGGCACCGACTGCACAAGCTCCCGTCCTCTTTGACCGGTCGCTGCAGAATCTGATCGACAAGCTTTTCCCTCATTTCTCCCGCGAAGAATCCctcgagcgagaggagctCAGACGCTTCCTGGCAGGTGAGCCGCCCTACAGCCTTCAAGACTTttgcgaggaggcagagacgcagaggcgcagCGGGAAGTCTGCCGACGGCGGCTTCCTGCCAAACGAGCTCTCGCATGCAGGCACGGAAAGTCCGGGTACCCTATCCAAAGCAAACTCCCCTCAAGAGACTCCGCGGCGCCTGTCGGCTGCCGCGTCGACGGCGGGCTGGTCCcccgcttctgtctcgcctcagCGCCTCCAGGCAGtcccagagacagccgaaggGGGGCACCCCacacctgtctccgttggtgtctccgcagctgaCGCTGCGCCAGCCGCAGGCGTGCGGACgcagagcgaggacgcgcgaaCGCAGGATGTTCTGCCGGCGATTGCGCCGTCGAAAGAAGAACTTCTCGAGGAAATGGTCCGAGGCAACTTGGCGCTTttcgacgacgaagagacgctgGCGGTGGCGCTCTTGCCCGACCAGGCCCAGGCCCTAGCGCTGCTTTCTCACCTACACTCGctctctggagaagagaaggacggggaaggcgccgaagagagaaagacggagagagaagacgcgagcgacggggccttgcgagaaacgggagagcaggagagagatgaagacgcTGGACGGCCAAGGATTGGAGAGGGACGAGTTCAAggtggcgagaaggagaaagacggcccagacggcggagacaagactgtcttctcttcaaTAGATAACCTCGGACGGAAACTCGCAAGAGCACGGCGAGACGCCATCCAACAGAGACactccgcttcttctttgccttcttcgctgtggCCACTGTGCCTGCCGGCATTGGCTCAGCCGTATTTGCGCGTGGACAAGAGGATGCCTGTGATGCATCTGCTGCGGTACCTGGCTGCTCAGCTGCTTCCCGTCTTTGCgtctggagaggcggaggcagagggcgagaaagaacaagagaggcaGCAGGTGACGGACCTCTCCGAGGGCCAGAGAACCTCTGCGCCTTCAGGCGGAtcaggcggcgacgcccaGCCGGCCGGCGCGACGGTAGcgcgaaagagcgagggcgacgcagggaCGGGAGGGCACCCGCTGGCCTCTCCCGGGTCGTCGCAGCTCCCCGTTgctctctcggctgctccTGGggacgcctcggcgcctgccgctgcGCCTAGGGGCTTCGGCCCCGTCTCTCGGTCCCTCCTCGCTGAGCTGGAAAGCTCTCTGGAGCTAACTCTCGAGGGTCGAGTGGTGGGGAGAAGCCACACGCTGCAGTTTCTCTGCAAGGCCcaccgcctcgccttcccgggcaagtgtctccttctcgcctacCAGTGGACCGCCCAAGCCGAGagcaagcgcatgcagcacgCGCTCGACTTATTGAACCCGAAGTga
- a CDS encoding putative radical SAM domain-containing protein: MAASRHGPFSPARGGEGEASPLSAVVGGTAWLVWSSATAALGAKGSSWRSSSALLPALAVTAGVGCAVGYLLYSSGVSFRLRRGQIFGSEARAEEAEQQVSEESSQSLGKSNRGNDQLSIQESGGDDTPHCGADRCCVGTAKETPGCRGGVGGCAGAECCQSPDGETRQTEVEQDGDGEGESECDLEDLQSSDDEGADALDGSGAPYIQPTFPRVKHLKRPLRRAVTENRENKAEAEKEDPREDGKHAESDGRRGVGEAASGKDFFQPGKQQKIYVKTFGCAHNQSDSEYMMGLLDAAGYTFVSRMEEADVCLINSCTVKSPSEFALYSVIQEALQIEVPSASLIRAQQRAKAAKNGRGESLQCASSCSASPCCSSGLKKDERGDEVGEGEGHEEHEEEAQTPQSCTGCGGANSWPSPRSLEQRTDAKEEEREEAKGAGEGSKKDKTHSVTRRPIPCVVAGCVPYGMGGETRDDHRRKKGTSGKNGDGEKHETKKEEGKGEKKQSAQRDLLKLCSIVGVSAIDRIVEAVEEALKGNVIRLGGKKRLPSLDLPKIRRNALVEIVPISTGCLGSCTYCKTKHARGELGSYPEEAIETRIEASLLDGVKQIWLTSEDSGAYGLDRQSSLTSLLARLLRNVFDRRADPSLMLRVGMSNPPFLLQQLKSAVQVFAHPNVFEFLHLPLQSGSNDVLLAMNREYTAEQFEVVVETLLKHFPRMTIATDIICGFPGETEEDHEKTLAIIKKFKFPVVNISQFYPRPGTPAASMKQLPSQIVKRRSREVTALFESYTCYDWMLHTTQMVWFTGTSEKSHHTVGQTKQYVKVLTPRDDALLGTGCPMYITAVDKWHVVAVRTQPTEKKIPQKD, translated from the exons ATGGCTGCCTCGCGCCATGgtcctttctcccctgctcgaggcggcgagggcgaagcgtctcctctctccgcagttGTTGGCGGTACAGCCTGGCTCGTCTGGTCCTCTGCGACGGCGGCTCTCGGCGCCAAAGGCAGCTCGTGGCGAAGCTCTTCTGCGCTACTGCCGGCCCTGGCTGTGACCGCCGGTGTGGGGTGTGCTGTGGGGTATCTCCTCTACAgctcaggtgtctcctttcggcTGAGACGGGGACAGATCTTCGGCAGTGAAGCCCGcgccgaagaggcggagcagCAGGTGAGCGAGGAGAGTTCACAGTCTTTGGGCAAATCGAACAGAGGCAACGATCAACTCTCCATCCAGGAaagcggcggagacgacaCCCCCCACTGTGGCGCGGATCGCTGTTGTGTGGGTACcgcaaaggagacacctgggTGCCGGGGTGGAGTCGGAGGATGCGCCGGCGCAGAGTGCTGCCAGAGCCCGgacggagaaacgaggcagaCAGAGGTGGagcaagacggagacggcgaaggagagagtgaATGTGACCTCGAAGATCTGCAGTCGAGCGATGACGAGGGAGCCGACGCTCTCGATGGCTCGGGCGCGCCGTATATACAGCCGACATTCCCAAGGGTGAAACACCTGAAGAGGCCGCTAAGACGAGCAGTGACggagaacagggagaacaaggccgaggcagaaaaagaggatccgagagaagacgggaaacatgcagagagcgacgggcgCAGAGGAGTTGGCGAGGCCGCTAGTGGCAAAGACTTCTTTCAACCTGGGAAGCAACAAAAAATCTACGTCAAAACTTTCGGCTGTGCCCACAATCAATCGGACTCTGAATACATGA TGGGTCTGCTCGATGCGGCGGGCTACACCTTTGTGTCTCGGATGGAAGAAGCTGACGTTTGCCTCATCAACTCCTGCACCGTCAAGAGCCCTTCCGAATTCGCCTTATATTCGGTGATTCAAGAGGCCCTCCAGATCGAGGtcccttccgcgtctctgaTTCGCGCTCAGCAGCGCGCCAAGGCAGCGAAAAACGGTCGCGGCGAGAGTCTGCAgtgcgcgtcttcttgttCGGCTTCTCCGTGCTGTTCTTCTGGTCTGAAGAAGGACGAACGGGGGGACGAGGTCGGTGAGGGAGAAGGACACGAAGagcacgaagaggaagcccAGACACCGCAGAGCTGCACGGGGTGTGGAGGGGCTAACTCCTGGCCTTCTCCCCGTTCCCTGGAGCAGAGAACagacgcgaaagaggaagaaagagaggaagcgaaaggcgcGGGTGAAGGTTCtaaaaaagacaaaacacATTCCGTAACTCGTCGCCCCATTCCTTGTGTTGTTGCCGGCTGCGTTCCCTACGGGATGGGTGGGGAGACCCGAGACGATCATCGCCGGAAGAAGGGGACCTcagggaaaaacggagacggagagaagcacgagacgaaaaaggaagaagggaaaggggaaaagaagcagagcGCCCAAAGAGACTTGCTGAAGCTCTGCTCGATTGTCGGGGTGAGTGCAATTGATCGCATTGTCGAGGCCGTCGAGGAAGCGCTCAAGGGCAACGTGATCCGCCTCGGTGGAAAAAAAAG GTTGCCGTCCCTCGACCTCCCAAAGATTCGACGAAATGCCCTCGTGGAAATTGTCCCAATCTCAACAGGGTGTCTAGGCAGCTGTACGTACTGCAAGACAAAGCATGCAAG AGGCGAGCTAGGGAGCTATCCGGAGGAGGCGATTGAGACGCGCATagaggcgtctctcctggACGGGGTGAAGCAGATTTGGCTGACATCCGAAGACTCAG GCGCGTATGGTCTCGATCGACAGAGCAGTCTGACCTCGCTGCTCGCCCGCCTCCTGAGGAACGTTTTCGACCGGAGAGCCGATCCTTCTCTGATGCTTCGCGTGGGCATGTCGAACCCGCCATTTCTCCTTCAGCAGCTGAAAAGCGCCGTGCAGGTCTTCGCCCATCCAAATGTCTTCGAATTCCTGCATCTGCCGCTCCAGTCCGGAAGCAACGACGTCCTCCTTGCGATG AATCGGGAATACACGGCGGAGCAGTTTGAGGTCGTTGTCGAAACGCTATTGAAGCATTTTCCGCGAATGACAATTGCAACAGACATTATTTGTGGCTTTCCTGGAGAGACCGAAGAGGACCACGAGAAAACCCTCGCCATCATCAAGAAATTCAAGTTTCCT gTTGTGAACATATCTCAGTTTTACCCTCGTCCTGGCACGCCGGCGGCGTCCATGAAGCAACTGCCTTCTCAAATCGTGAAGCGGCGAAGTCGAGAAGTGACCGCATTATTTGAAAGCTACACCTGCTACGACTGGATGCTTCATACCACCCAAATG GTTTGGTTCACAGGCACTTCAGAAAAGAGTCACCACACCGTCGGCCAGACGAAGCAGTACGTGAAAGTTTTGACTCCCAG AGATGATGCGTTGCTGGGGACCGGCTGCCCCATGTATATCACGGCGGTCGACAAGTGGCACGTGGTTGCGGTCAGAACGCAGCCAACCGAAAAGAAGATCCCGCAAAAGGATtaa
- a CDS encoding SRS domain-containing protein, with protein MALSSRVNRPGSEASGSVLQVSRGFEVRMGLRVILVFVSTFLLLDFASFFGCVRTLAEEPTEPACVTTGAVTKCTCTKPAEASNTDITATLSEEKNALEIGCKSHELKCAPDGLESNEVCPSTTASLKDCENGQRGSNPTPFDINTLLSGSSKNVSWKSCNAAGDDACTTKKLEIPRENFPFVDKSFVVGCVENSSKENKMKVTVTLEARASATEEQTVTCAYGVNSNKAHQTVTLTPEKNSFTLVCGDQGDVLPTNYKEKYCVSEIGTAASESCTGAYNGVFPNYEETWWTTTANTDEYRFTIPEGQFPADEQKITVGCQKKATAEPGKQRTESEEKGSSVCSVDVTIVASAASPATLTSGMVVVWLSFVIIVSSSLL; from the coding sequence ATGGCACTTTCTTCGCGCGTGAACCGCCCAGGTTCCGAGGCTTCCGGCTCGGTGTTGCAGGTTTCCAGGGGATTCGAAGTCCGAATGGGACTACGAGTGATTTTAGTTTTTGTGAGCACGTTCCTGTTGTTAGACTTTGCATCATTTTTCGGTTGTGTCCGAACTCTGGCTGAGGAACCAACAGAACCAGCCTGCGTGACTACAGGGGCTGTTACCAAGTGCACTTGCACAAAACCTGCGGAAGCGAGCAACACGGATATCACAGCAACCCTctcggaagagaaaaacgccctAGAAATTGGCTGCAAAAGTCATGAGCTGAAATGCGCTCCCGATGGCTTGGAGAGCAACGAGGTCTGCCCTTCAACCACAGCCAGCCTGAAGGATTGCGAAAATGGACAGCGAGGTAGCAACCCAACGCCATTCGACATCAACACTCTCCTCAGCGGTTCCTCGAAAAACGTTTCCTGGAAATCTTGTAATGCCGCTGGTGACGATGCGTGCACCACTAAGAAACTAGAGATCCCTCGCGAAAATTTCCCATTTGTCGACAAATCATTTGTTGTCGGTTGCGTAGAGAACAGCAGCAAAGAAAACAAAATGAAAGTGACTGTGACACTGGAAGCGAGGGCAAGTGCAACGGAAGAACAGACCGTCACCTGCGCCTACGGAGTGAATAGCAATAAAGCACACCAAACCGTGACTCTGACtccggagaagaacagcttCACTTTGGTCTGTGGCGACCAGGGAGATGTTCTCCCGACAAATTACAAAGAGAAGTACTGCGTGAGTGAAATCGGGACGGCAGCATCCGAGTCCTGCACTGGAGCGTACAACGGCGTTTTCCCGAATTACGAAGAGACATGGTGGACGACAACCGCAAACACTGACGAGTACAGGTTCACGATTCCAGAAGGGCAATTCCCGGCGGACGAACAGAAGATTACTGTTGGCTGTCAAAAGAAGGCCACTGCTGAgccgggaaaacagaggacggagagcgaagaaaagggttCGAGTGTGTGCAGTGTTGACGTGACGATTGTGGCATCTGCAGCTTCACCCGCGACATTGACAAGTGGGATGGTTGTTGTGTGGCTTTCTTTCGTTATTATTGTCTCCTCATCTCTTTTGTAG
- a CDS encoding SRS domain-containing protein gives MNYPFNMAPSSRVTCPVFDATGTMSHFPRRIGVRMGLRVILVFVSAFLLLDSLPFSGCVRAVADEPTDPACVIAGAVTKCTCTSKEVTNKDLTATLSQEKNVLEIGCKQSDLTCAPENLDDSAVCPSSTTNLRDCKTPPGTDTPFNINTLLSGSSPNVSWQPCTDCDSDSGCTTKKLTIPPENFPIVDQKFMVGCVQPNTKDTMKVTVTLEARASATEDHIVKCAYGKNSNTAHQTVTLSREKNSFTLVCGDQGDVLPTNYQEKYCVSESGNEASDSCTGSYQGIFPNYETTWWTKTTDRNEYKFTVPDGQFPAEEQKITVGCQKKATCENGKQSTKTDEKDSSVCSVDVTVVASAASSGALTCGMAVLLLSLAGFFSTTLL, from the coding sequence ATGAATTACCCCTTCAACATggcgccgtcttcccgcGTTACCTGCCCAGTTTTCGATGCCACCGGCACAATGTCCCATTTTCCCCGCAGAATCGGAGTCCGAATGGGACTACGAGTGATTTTGGTTTTCGTGAGCGCGTTCCTGCTTTTAGACTCTCTACCCTTTTCCGGGTGCGTCCGAGCTGTGGCTGACGAACCAACGGACCCAGCCTGTGTGATTGCCGGGGCTGTGACCAAGTGCACTTGCACAAGCAAGGAGGTGACTAACAAGGATCTCACAGCAACCCTGTCTCAAGAGAAAAACGTCCTTGAAATTGGCTGCAAGCAAAGTGACCTTACATGTGCACCTGAAAATTTAGATGACAGTGCGGTCTGTCCATCGAGCACTACAAACCTGAGGGACTGCAAAACCCCACCAGGAACTGACACTCCATTCAACATCAACACCCTTCTCAGTGGCTCCTCACCAAACGTATCCTGGCAGCCCTGTACTGACTGTGATAGCGACAGCGGGTGCACCACTAAGAAGCTGACAATCCCTCCCGAGAATTTCCCCATCGTCGACCAAAAGTTCATGGTCGGTTGCGTACAACCAAACACAAAAGATACAATGAAGGTAACAGTGACGCTGGAAGCGAGAGCAAGTGCGACGGAAGATCACATCGTCAAATGTGCGTACGGAAAGAATAGCAATACAGCACACCAAACCGTCACGCTGAGTcgggagaagaacagcttCACTCTGGTGTGTGGCGACCAGGGAGACGTACTCCCGACAAACTACCAAGAGAAGTACTGTGTGAGTGAATCCGGGAACGAAGCCTCCGACTCCTGCACTGGATCGTATCAAGGTATTTTCCCGAATTACGAAACGACCTGGTGGACGAAAACcacagacagaaacgaaTACAAGTTCACGGTTCCAGATGGGCAATTCCCggcagaggaacagaagatcACTGTTGGCTGTCAAAAGAAGGCAACCTGTGAGAACGGAAAGCAGAGCACGAAGACCGATGAAAAGGATTCGAGTGTATGCAGCGTTGACGTCACGGTTGTGGCATCTGCAGCATCATCTGGGGCGTTGACATGTGGTATGGCCGTCCTGTTGCTGTCGTTGGCAGGGTTTTTCTCCACAACTCTACTGTAG